A stretch of DNA from Noviherbaspirillum sedimenti:
AATTGTTTCGCCAGTCGCCATTGCCGGCGCTGGACTGCATCGTGCGCCTGGCCAAGCCGGTCAATACCAAGAAGGCACCGGCCAGTTCGGCGGCCCTGAAAGCCGCCCTGCACCAGGAATTGCGCCAATTGTTCCAGACTTTCCAGTTGCAAGCGCTGCCGGAGGCCTCGTCATGAAAACCCTGCTGATGTTGCTGGTGCGCGGCTATCAATTGTGCATCAGTCCTTTCCTGGGGCAGAATTGCCGCTTCTATCCGAGCTGCTCGCACTACGCCCTGGAAGCGATTGGCCGGCATGGCGCGCTAAAAGGCGGTATGCTCGCGGCGCGCCGTCTGTGCAAATGCCATCCGTGGCATCCGGGCGGCCTCGATCCGGTGCCCGACAGGGTGCCGCTCAAGCCGGCAACCGCCTGCGGCTGTCATCATCACTGAATCTCGTATTTAACCGTCCACCAAGCGACCAATAAGCGACCGAAAAGCCATGGATATCCGACGTACTTTCCTCTGGGTTGTGTTTGCGATGTCAGTCATCCTGTTGTG
This window harbors:
- the yidD gene encoding membrane protein insertion efficiency factor YidD, yielding MKTLLMLLVRGYQLCISPFLGQNCRFYPSCSHYALEAIGRHGALKGGMLAARRLCKCHPWHPGGLDPVPDRVPLKPATACGCHHH